In Cloacibacterium caeni, a single window of DNA contains:
- a CDS encoding IS256 family transposase: MIDKEDLLNNKDFYKSFKNGEDLTSFFKQMHKRAVEHMLEAELDAHLDNEKHEKTTTGNYRNGHGTKKIKSSFGESEIKIPRDRESSFEPALVPKRHNIIEGLENIIISFYAKGMSVSDIEEQIREMYDFEVSTSTISRITDAVASEVVSWQNRPLEDLYLIVWMDGIVFKVRENSKVINKTIYLAVGLNRDGKKEVLGMWLGKNESSSFWMTVLTDLKARGVEDILITATDNLNGFTQTIRSIFPESQTQICVVHQIRNACKYVVWKDRKDFTADMKHIYNAPNKQAAEAALNDFAEKWESKYAYAIKSWRDNWDELTVFFDFPLEIRKIIYTTNLIENLNGKIRKYTKNKMSFPTDDAVLKSVFLALKEATKKWSMPIQNWGIVLNQFMLIFDKRLRL, from the coding sequence ATGATTGACAAAGAAGACTTATTAAACAACAAGGATTTCTACAAATCCTTTAAGAATGGAGAAGATTTAACCTCATTCTTTAAACAAATGCACAAACGAGCTGTAGAACACATGCTCGAAGCCGAACTTGATGCTCATCTCGACAACGAGAAACACGAAAAAACCACCACTGGAAACTATCGTAACGGACACGGAACCAAAAAGATAAAATCCTCATTTGGTGAATCTGAAATAAAAATTCCCAGAGATAGAGAAAGTAGTTTTGAACCAGCTCTAGTTCCTAAAAGACACAATATTATAGAAGGTTTAGAAAATATCATTATCTCCTTTTATGCTAAAGGAATGAGCGTGAGCGATATTGAGGAGCAAATTCGTGAGATGTACGATTTTGAAGTCTCTACTTCTACCATTTCTAGGATTACTGATGCAGTTGCAAGCGAAGTAGTGAGTTGGCAGAATAGACCATTAGAAGACCTTTATCTCATTGTTTGGATGGATGGAATTGTCTTTAAAGTTCGTGAAAACTCAAAAGTCATCAATAAAACCATCTATTTAGCGGTAGGTTTAAACCGTGATGGCAAGAAAGAAGTTCTCGGAATGTGGCTCGGAAAAAACGAAAGTTCTAGTTTTTGGATGACTGTTTTAACCGATTTAAAAGCTCGTGGTGTAGAAGATATTTTAATTACAGCTACCGATAATTTGAATGGATTTACCCAGACTATTCGCTCAATTTTTCCTGAATCTCAAACCCAAATCTGTGTAGTTCATCAAATTAGAAACGCCTGTAAATACGTGGTTTGGAAAGACAGAAAAGACTTTACTGCCGATATGAAGCACATCTATAATGCTCCAAATAAACAAGCGGCAGAAGCCGCTCTGAATGATTTTGCAGAAAAATGGGAATCCAAATATGCTTATGCGATAAAATCGTGGAGAGATAATTGGGACGAACTGACTGTATTTTTTGACTTTCCTTTGGAAATCCGTAAAATTATTTACACTACTAATTTAATTGAAAATCTCAATGGAAAAATCAGAAAATATACCAAAAACAAAATGTCTTTCCCTACGGATGATGCAGTCTTGAAGTCGGTTTTTCTTGCTTTAAAGGAAGCTACCAAAAAATGGTCAATGCCAATCCAAAATTGGGGTATTGTTTTAAACCAATTTATGCTTATTTTTGACAAAAGGCTCAGATTATAA
- the ygiD gene encoding 4,5-DOPA dioxygenase extradiol, producing MNINVLEYISEQLPKSEKMPVLFLGHGLPMNAIEENQFVRGFREISKKIPTPNAILCISAHWYTKGTYVTSGEMQKTIHDFYGFPQELFEVEYPAKGNPELAKETAELLAPTSVIETDSWGLDHGAWSVIKHLYPAANIPVIQMSIDYTQPAQYHFDLAKKLQKLREKGILIIGSGNVVHNLRMIDWKNINTVGAGWDWAIEARAKTNEWILDGNFQNLIHFEKQGAALQNAIPTPDHYLPLIYTLGLKEKSDEISLFNDELIGGSLSMTSVMID from the coding sequence ATGAACATCAACGTATTAGAATACATTTCTGAACAATTGCCCAAAAGCGAAAAAATGCCGGTTCTATTTTTAGGACATGGTTTGCCGATGAATGCAATAGAAGAAAACCAATTTGTGAGAGGATTTAGAGAAATTTCTAAAAAAATTCCTACTCCCAATGCTATTTTGTGTATTTCTGCGCATTGGTACACCAAAGGAACTTATGTAACTTCGGGAGAAATGCAGAAAACGATTCATGATTTTTATGGATTCCCGCAAGAACTTTTCGAGGTAGAATATCCTGCAAAAGGAAATCCTGAATTGGCGAAAGAAACAGCAGAACTTTTGGCGCCCACTTCAGTTATAGAAACCGATAGTTGGGGACTAGATCATGGAGCTTGGAGCGTGATAAAACATTTGTATCCCGCAGCAAATATTCCAGTGATCCAAATGAGTATTGATTATACTCAGCCTGCTCAATATCATTTTGATTTGGCTAAAAAATTACAAAAATTAAGAGAAAAAGGCATTCTGATTATCGGAAGTGGAAACGTGGTTCACAATCTTAGAATGATTGACTGGAAGAATATCAATACGGTTGGTGCTGGTTGGGATTGGGCAATAGAAGCGAGAGCCAAAACGAATGAATGGATTCTTGATGGAAATTTTCAGAATTTAATTCATTTTGAAAAACAAGGAGCCGCATTGCAAAATGCCATTCCTACTCCTGATCATTATTTACCTCTGATTTACACGCTTGGTTTGAAAGAAAAATCTGATGAAATTTCGCTTTTTAATGATGAATTGATTGGTGGAAGTTTGAGCATGACGAGTGTAATGATAGATTGA
- a CDS encoding YceI family protein — MATKWNLDTTHSEITFKVRHMMISNVKGAFNTFTAEVEAEDDTFKNAKVSATIQTDSIDTNNTDRDTHLKSADFFNAEQNPTITFESASLADNVTGHLTINGVTKPVQLEVEFGGINQDPWGNTKAGFTFEGKIKRSDFGLNWNAALETGGVLVSDEVKIAGELQFVKG; from the coding sequence ATGGCAACAAAATGGAACTTAGACACTACGCACAGTGAAATTACCTTCAAAGTAAGACACATGATGATTTCTAACGTAAAAGGAGCTTTCAACACTTTTACTGCTGAAGTAGAAGCAGAAGATGATACTTTCAAAAACGCAAAAGTAAGCGCGACTATCCAAACAGATTCTATTGACACAAATAATACAGATAGAGATACTCACTTGAAAAGTGCAGATTTTTTCAATGCAGAACAAAACCCAACGATTACTTTTGAAAGTGCTTCTTTAGCTGATAATGTAACAGGACATTTAACTATTAACGGAGTTACTAAACCAGTACAATTAGAAGTGGAATTCGGTGGAATCAACCAAGATCCTTGGGGAAACACTAAAGCTGGATTTACTTTTGAAGGAAAAATCAAAAGAAGTGATTTCGGTTTAAACTGGAATGCAGCCTTGGAAACTGGCGGTGTTTTAGTAAGCGATGAAGTAAAAATCGCTGGAGAATTACAATTCGTAAAAGGATAA
- a CDS encoding DUF1905 domain-containing protein encodes MEYLVKDEQLELKYEHGKGAWTYHIQIPNTKHIVGKWGSLKVSGTIDNYKIDSINLFTITGQDKLISINDKIRKAINKSGGDKVRVTLYLLTSNKQITEKEILETFKEAGVIKAFEKLTDEEQKEIIGKIASSKSEDKQVKMILKFIDQLSKSND; translated from the coding sequence ATGGAATACTTAGTAAAAGACGAACAACTCGAATTAAAATATGAACACGGAAAAGGTGCTTGGACTTATCATATTCAAATCCCCAACACCAAACACATTGTCGGAAAATGGGGTTCATTAAAAGTATCTGGCACTATTGACAATTACAAAATTGATAGTATCAACCTATTTACAATTACAGGGCAAGACAAACTAATTTCCATTAATGACAAAATCCGTAAAGCAATTAATAAAAGCGGAGGCGACAAAGTTAGGGTGACACTTTACTTGCTGACTTCAAATAAACAAATTACCGAAAAGGAAATTTTAGAAACATTCAAAGAAGCAGGAGTTATTAAAGCCTTTGAAAAATTGACAGACGAAGAACAAAAAGAAATTATTGGCAAAATTGCATCATCCAAATCGGAAGACAAACAAGTTAAAATGATTTTGAAATTTATTGACCAATTAAGCAAAAGCAATGATTAA
- a CDS encoding DUF4177 domain-containing protein encodes MKEYKVESLIYYTKLTLDSEHIVKKSKEEIQEKLDEYSKNGYKLTSTTSTNFGFAVYIYLFFEKDA; translated from the coding sequence ATGAAGGAATACAAAGTTGAATCTTTAATTTATTACACTAAGTTAACACTTGATTCTGAACACATTGTGAAAAAATCAAAAGAAGAAATTCAAGAAAAATTGGATGAATATTCTAAAAATGGATATAAATTAACTTCAACGACTTCAACCAATTTCGGTTTTGCAGTTTATATTTATTTGTTTTTTGAAAAAGATGCTTAA
- a CDS encoding DUF6090 family protein: MLKEKITIFFKKYFPEFALIFISVILAFLLTEWSSNKNEKLSQKTILTEIKNGLRSDVKDLQANLDNHKFSIRGVRVFRNWTMEKKIPQDSIAFYYYGLFRNYTPIINKTGYESLKSSGLKTISNDSLRFKIITLYDFHYKIIEKLEDSHPEMQDFQNFFKPTNDIIHSNLLFDEKGNIVGIQPSKNISENDKKALLSYFWRMEINKKFKIMRYNGIIEKLKELEKNIDVEIKNDR, encoded by the coding sequence ATGCTTAAAGAAAAGATTACAATTTTTTTTAAAAAATATTTTCCAGAGTTCGCTTTGATTTTCATAAGTGTTATTCTTGCATTTCTATTAACTGAATGGAGCAGTAATAAAAACGAAAAACTGTCCCAAAAAACAATTTTGACTGAAATAAAAAATGGATTACGGTCTGATGTTAAAGACCTTCAGGCAAACTTGGACAATCACAAATTCAGCATAAGAGGTGTGAGAGTCTTTAGAAATTGGACAATGGAGAAGAAAATTCCTCAGGATTCTATTGCTTTTTACTATTATGGTCTATTTCGAAATTATACTCCTATTATAAATAAAACAGGTTACGAATCTTTAAAATCTAGCGGACTTAAAACAATCAGCAATGATTCGTTGAGATTTAAAATTATTACTCTTTATGATTTTCACTACAAAATTATTGAAAAACTTGAAGATTCTCACCCTGAAATGCAAGATTTCCAGAACTTTTTCAAGCCAACAAACGATATAATTCACTCAAATTTATTATTTGATGAAAAAGGAAATATTGTTGGAATTCAGCCTTCAAAAAATATTTCTGAAAATGACAAAAAAGCATTGTTAAGTTATTTTTGGCGAATGGAAATAAATAAAAAGTTTAAAATTATGAGATATAATGGGATTATTGAAAAACTTAAAGAACTTGAGAAGAATATTGATGTGGAAATAAAAAACGACAGATAA
- a CDS encoding TIGR03915 family putative DNA repair protein, with protein MTTLLYDSTFEGLMTAVFEVFEYKYDVVEIVAQQNYSQENFFAETHEVITDFNKSDRVLKKLEQNLGKQGISQLMIVYFSERKDLERLILSAVRHSIKHPKQNILQDFGNEDILEISKICRSVSRERHRMLAFVRFELLQDEVYFAKIEPDFNVLPLIRKHFKERYADQKWMIFDLKRHYGIFYDLKEVHFFIPDSSQLQNFRNSEQFHHEEEKKYQTLWQRYFVKTGIPERKNMKLHIQWVPKRYWKYLTEKY; from the coding sequence TTGACCACCCTACTCTACGATTCCACTTTTGAAGGATTAATGACGGCTGTATTTGAAGTTTTCGAGTACAAATATGACGTGGTGGAAATTGTTGCTCAACAAAATTACAGTCAAGAGAATTTCTTCGCAGAAACACACGAAGTCATTACTGATTTTAACAAATCTGACCGAGTTCTGAAAAAATTAGAACAAAACCTAGGAAAGCAAGGCATTTCTCAACTCATGATTGTTTATTTCTCGGAGAGAAAAGACTTAGAAAGATTAATTCTGAGCGCAGTTCGACATTCTATAAAACATCCAAAACAAAATATTTTACAAGATTTTGGGAATGAAGATATTTTAGAAATTTCTAAAATTTGTAGAAGTGTGAGCAGAGAAAGACACAGAATGCTGGCTTTTGTACGATTTGAATTATTACAAGATGAAGTGTATTTTGCCAAAATAGAACCTGATTTTAATGTTTTACCACTCATTAGAAAACATTTTAAAGAAAGATACGCCGACCAAAAATGGATGATTTTTGACTTGAAAAGGCATTACGGAATTTTCTATGATTTAAAAGAAGTTCATTTTTTCATACCTGATTCTTCTCAATTGCAAAATTTCAGAAATTCTGAACAATTCCATCATGAAGAAGAGAAAAAATACCAAACACTTTGGCAACGTTACTTTGTAAAAACAGGAATTCCTGAACGAAAAAACATGAAACTTCATATTCAGTGGGTTCCAAAACGATACTGGAAATACTTAACTGAAAAGTATTAA